A genomic stretch from Neodiprion fabricii isolate iyNeoFabr1 chromosome 3, iyNeoFabr1.1, whole genome shotgun sequence includes:
- the LOC124177820 gene encoding uncharacterized protein LOC124177820: MKMRVSVAGVMVLCLYVNAAIAKEVCPDSVIKDAILKLAHAMRINSQKLERHELRDRQATEHMNEAVGTLVQKASVLDTITTHFTKIEDRISGIEQLISQKDERERIQLQKTVDLVEKLEKFLETQFKEMKTKMSEMSERTEVTTPSTTPESTLMLDIISKINDTEEHLIEQVARIEFGVSRMANKSDDNIAVQYEKLQTVIDEVQNISGRITDIETSLEKDHEISEKDKNETMEQMVNVGLILQQQNETLGTVTKHLEGIANRVQVLPTVSEVEARHLEIKEAVKGTQHTLAGSLTNEIDGLRNQVCESEEKIKNSVANLRSDFAMNSESVNKELALLTQGQAVMESTVDNVIDTGTKVEIGIHQIITGVKTLIKDQNTVFNDNFDEKISAVSNNIIGNQSKALANLTTKVENEILTVWREIHAMYQTMSQNAAILEKLHQKNEVYVNDTTSTIDGIETQVTDMSKRTYQVHENLNVLMNRIGMVSDEFGDIKIALETALDNIKASFKEIQQKEKNITGVVPHPIPEDYDEPEMNPDTSKVNINLNTRIPISDVKPN, encoded by the exons ccCCGATAGCGTGATTAAAGATGCTATACTCAAATTAGCACACGCAATGCGGATAAATAGTCAGAAATTAGAACGACATGAACTTCGTGACCGTCAAGCAACAGAACATATGAACGAGGCTGTGGGAACTTTAGTTCAAAAAGCGTCCGTTCTTGACACGATCACGACACATTTCACGAAAATCGAGGATCGGATATCTGGAATTGAGCAGCTCATTTCGCAG AAAGACGAAAGAGAAAGAATCCAGTTGCAGAAAACCGTGGATTTGGTAGAAAAGTTGGAGAAATTTCTGGAAACACAGTTCAAGGAAATGAAAACTAAAATGTCCGAAATGAGTGAACGTACTGAAGTAACTACACCATCGACAACTCCTGAATCCACATTGATGTTAGATATAATATCCAAGATAAACGATACAGAAGAACATTTAATAGAACAAGTTGCAAGGATTGAATTTGGCGTTAGCAGGATGGCCAATAAAAGTGACGATAACATTGCTGTTCAATATGAGAAACTACAGACCGTAATTGACGAA GTACAAAACATAAGCGGTAGAATTACAGACATCGAAACATCTCTCGAAAAAGATCACGAGATCTCCGAAAAGGACAAAAACGAAACTATGGAGCAAATGGTTAACGTCGGATTAATTCTGCAACAGCAGAATGAAACACTTGGAACAGTTACCAAACATTTGGAAGGCATTGCGAACCGTGTCCAAGTTTTACCAAC GGTATCTGAGGTTGAAGCTCGTCATCTCGAAATAAAGGAGGCAGTAAAAGGAACTCAGCATACGTTGGCAGGTTCACTTACCAATGAAATTGACGGATTAAGGAATCAAGTCTgtgaaagtgaagaaaaaatcaaaaacagtGTTGCGAATCTAAG GTCAGATTTCGCCATGAATTCAGAGAGTGTGAATAAGGAATTAGCACTCCTTACTCAGGGTCAAGCCGTGATGGAGTCTACGGTAGACAACGTAATAGATACAGGAACGAAGGTGGAAATTGGAATCCACCAGATTATTACGGGTGTTAAGACATTGATCAAAGACCAAAATACAGTATTTAATGATAACTTTGACGAGAAAATTAGCGCAGTTTCAAACAATATCATCGGAAATCAAAGTAAGGCTCTGGCAAACTTGACAACTAAAgtcgaaaatgaaattcttaCG GTTTGGAGAGAAATACATGCGATGTATCAAACGATGTCTCAAAATGCTGCAATACTAGAGAAACTTCATCAGAAGAACGAAGTGTACGTCAATGATACAACTTCGACCATAGACGGAATAGAAACGCAG GTGACAGATATGTCGAAACGTACATATCAAGTTCACGAAAATTTGAACGTTTTAATGAACCGCATCGGCATGGTGTCCGACGAATTCGGTGACATCAAAATCGCACTTGAAACTGCACTGGATAATATTAAAGCTTCGTTTAAAGAAATACaacagaaggaaaaaaatattactggTGTAGTTCCACATCCTATTCCAGAAGACTATGACGAGCCGGAAATGAACCCTGATACTTCAAAAGTTAACATTAATCTAAACACAAGAATACCAATCTCGGACGTCAAACCTAACTGA
- the LOC124178218 gene encoding uncharacterized protein LOC124178218, producing the protein MSKSRTAYQHNVHKFQRSLLNLVISDALAAIIKYQNILLALENDIFMELPVELSKKFFDPQHLKLEPAFNAYKASNINKLANFINNKKCPTSNLIDSTFENWIVNLSNTEIPVNVNDVLKMGPKYGIPFKPHRIPTNKLISDFESKISFIPSDRRNMARQDFTNALEKFINTPSLIHGDKNILHEINETKIFQNNNQDLLFLKADKGNTTVVMNKQMYEEKMLQHLSNNNAYKVVRYDLTCTLQQEVKKLTMNRSKSKLISDQLRRQIAKTDCLPPRAYGLPKIHKPDTPVRIIVSFTDSPTINLARFLSEWIGNNIVPPLSRVRDSFALVNSIRNFRLPPDHVLVSLDVVSLFTNVPHDLANNAVKQRWHQLVDKIPVPLNELIKALHICFKAAIFKFNQNIYAQTYGLPMSSPLSPILSDLVLDDLEQYCLNKLDFKPSFYFRYVDDIITAVPSDKVAEMLSVFNQFHPRLQFTSEIEFNHRISFLDVLIINDNQLIKTDWFHKATWSQGI; encoded by the coding sequence ATGTCTAAGTCGCGAACTGCTTACCAACATAATGTACACAAATTTCAAAGGTCGTTACTTAATCTCGTGATTAGTGACGCTCTTGCGGCCATCattaaatatcaaaatattttgctgGCGCTTgagaacgatatttttatgGAATTACCTGTtgaattgtcaaaaaaatttttcgacccaCAACACCTGAAATTGGAACCGGCTTTCAATGCTTACAAGGCGTCTAACATCAACAAGTTAgctaattttattaataacaaaaaatgtcCCACTTCTAATCTAATTGACTCGacctttgaaaattggattgTGAATCTCAGCAATACGGAAATTCCTGTCAATGTTAATGACGTTCTAAAAATGGGACCCAAATATGGCATTCCTTTTAAGCCCCACCGCATCCCAACCAACAAActtatttctgattttgaatCAAAGATTTCTTTTATTCCCTCTGACCGCCGCAATATGGCTCGCCAAGATTTTACAAACGCCTTAGAAAAGTTCATCAACACCCCTTCTCTCATTCACGGTGACAAGAATATCCTTcatgaaattaatgaaactaAGATCTTTCAAAACAATAACCAGGATTTACTTTTCTTGAAGGCAGACAAGGGAAACACGACTGTTGTGATGAACAAACAAATGTACGAGGAAAAAATGCTGCAACATCTCTCTAACAACAACGCCTACAAAGTTGTTAGATATGATCTTACCTGTACCCTGCAACaggaagttaaaaaattaacaatgaatCGGTCCAAAAGTAAACTCATCTCGGATCAACTTAGACGTCAAATCGCAAAAACTGATTGTTTACCACCTAGAGCCTACGGGCTACCTAAAATTCATAAACCTGATACACCGGTAAGAATTATAGTGTCGTTCACAGATAGTCCGACTATCAATCTAGCTCGCTTCCTCAGTGAATGGATTGGTAACAACATCGTCCCTCCCTTGTCACGTGTAAGAGATAGTTTTGCTCTGGTTAATTCTATCAGGAACTTTCGTCTCCCACCTGATCATGTATTAGTTTCGCTGGATGTTGTGTCATTGTTTACCAATGTTCCACATGATCTAGCAAATAATGCGGTGAAACAGCGTTGGCATCAGTTGGTGGACAAAATTCCTGTCCCACTTAATGAACTCATAAAAGCATTACACATCTGCTTTAAGGCTgccatattcaaatttaatcagaaCATATATGCTCAAACTTATGGTTTACCGATGAGCTCGCCTctctctccaattttgtcGGATTTGGTTTTGGATGATCTTGAACAATATTGTCTCAATAAACTGGACTTCAAGCCTTCTTTCTATTTCAGATATGTAGATGACATAATCACAGCTGTTCCTTCGGATAAAGTTGCAGAAATGCTATCTGTCTTCAACCAATTCCATCCGAGATTACAATTCACCTCTGAAATAGAGTTTAATCATCGAATTAGCTTCTTAGATGTTTTGATCATTAATGATAACCAGCTCATCAAAACAGATTGGTTCCATAAGGCTACCTGGTCACAAGGTATTTAA